GCATTGGTGGAATCCCCGACCAGCGCCAGCACGCCGGCATCGCCGAGTTCGCGCAGGCGCCGCTCGTCCGTGGGAAGACCGATGATCGGCGTCGGGTCGATCTTCCAGTCGCCGGTGTGGAGCACGGTGCCGACGGAGGTATGGATCGCCAGCGCATGCGATTCCGGAATCGAGTGCGCGACCGGGATGAATTCGACGGTGAACGGCCCGAGATTGACCCGGCCGCCCGACGGCACCACAGTCACGGGGATCTTCGGCGGGTTGCGCTCGGCGGCGCATTTCGCCTCGAACAGCGCCGCGCTGAATTTGGTGGCATAGACCGGGCATTGCAGCTTCGGCCAGAGATCTATGATGGCACCGAAATGATCCTCATGGGCATGCGTCAGGACCAGGCCCATCAGGTTCTTGCGCTCCTTCTCCAGGAAGCGGATGTCGGGCATGATCAGGTCGACGCCCGGCAGATGCTCCTCGTCGCCAAAGGAAACGCCGAGATCGACCGCGAGCCAGGAGCGCTGGTTGCGGTTGCCGAGCCCGTAGATCGACAGGTTCATGCCGATCTCGCCGACGCCGCCGAGCGGCGCAAAGGTCAGTTCATCCGGCCGCGCCATCAGGCCGCTCCCACTGACGCCGCGGTGCCGAAATAGACCTCGCCCGCCGTGACGGCCGCGCGCTTGCCATCGGCTGTGCGAACGATCAGGCAGCCGCTCTCGTCGATGGTATCGAACGTACCTTCCACAGTCGCGGTTCCGGTCTGGATCGCGATCCGCTCGCCGAGGCCGAACGCACGCTCCAGCCACTGCCTTCGGATTTCGGCAAAGCCGCGGCCATTGTCCCAGATGCCGCGGAATTCGACCCAAGCGTCAGATAGCGCCGCGAACAGCTCCTCCGCGCCGATTTGAACGCCGAGCGCGGCCAGCGACGTCGCCGGCGTCGGTGTGCCCTCTGGCGCGGCGATGATGTTGGTGCCGATTCCCGCCACGACGGCCAGCTCACCGCCCGCCACGACCTCAGCCTCCACCAGCAACCCGCAAAGCTTCTGCCCGCGAACCATAATGTCGTTCGGCCACTTCAGGAGATATTTCAATTGATCCGATCCGGCCAGCCGCAGATTGGCCTCTACGCTGACACGTCGCAGCGCCGTTTCATGCGCCAAACCGAAGGCAAAGCCCATGGTCGCCGCAACCGCGGGCGAAACATCCATCACTTCAAGCACGCTGCTGGCGAGGTTGCCGCGCGGCGCGACCCAGGCGCGCTGCCGGCGGCCCCGGCCGGCGATCTGCTCCGTCGTCACGAACCACATCGGGCCGCGCTCGCCATCGCGGGCGCGGGACATGGCTTCGGCGTTGGTCGAACCGATCTGGTCGAAGGCGGCGAGACCGTAGCCCGCCGATCTGGCTGTGGGACCGAGCGTGAAGGTCATCCTGGGAACAGCGACTTCGCCGCCGCCGTGGCGACGCTGACCAGCGGCCCCGGATAGACGAAGAAGAAGATGTTGAAGATACCGGCCACCGCCAGCACTGTCCGCAGTTCGATGCGCATCGGTTCGATCTGGCCGACAGGCTCGTCAAAATACATCACCTTAATGATGGTGAGATAGTAGAACGCGCCCACGACGCTGGAAAGCACGCCGATGACGGCGAGCGTGAACAAGTCGGCCTTGATCGCAGCCACGAAGACGTACCATTTGGCGAAAAAGCCCGCGAGCGGCGGAATGCCCGCCAGCGAGAACAGCAGCATGGCGAAGAAGAACGCCAGCAGCGGATTGGTGCGCGACAGGCCTGCGAAATCGCTGATCTGCTCCATCGGCTGGCCATTGCGCTTCATGGAAAGGATCACGGCGAACGAGCCCAGCGTCATCGCGATATAGATCGCAATGTAGACCAGCACGCCCTGCGCGCCCTCCACCGTGCCCGATGCCAGCCCGACCAGCGCAAAGCCCATATGGCCGATCGACGAATAGGCCATCAGGCGCTTGATGTTCTTCTGCCCGATGGCGGCGAACGATCCCAGCGCCATCGAGGCGATCGCGACGAAGACGAGAATCTGCTGCCATTGCGGGACGATGCCGGGAAAAGCCGTCAACGTCACGCGGGTGAACACCGCCATCGCGGCGACCTTCGGCGCCGAGGCAAAGAAGGCCGTGACCGGTGTCGGCGCGCCCTCGTAGACGTCGGGCGTCCACATGTGGAATGGCACCGCCGAAACCTTGAAGCAGAGCCCGGCCAGCAGGAACACGAGGCCGAACACGATGCCGACGCTGCCGGTTTTCACCGCCGCCGCGATGCCGGCAAATTCGACCGTGCCGGTGAAGCCGTAGATCAGCGAGGCGCCGTAGAGCAGCATGCCCGAGGACAGCGCGCCGAGCACAAAGTACTTCAGGCCGGCCTCGGTGGACTTGGCGTTGTCGCGGTTGCTGGCGGCGACCACGTAGAGCGCGAGGCTCATCAGCTCGAGACCGAGATAGAGCATGATGAGGTCGGCGGCCGAGATCAGCACCATCATACCGAGCGTGGAGAGCAGCACCAGGATCGAATATTCGAAAATCCGCCGCGACGGGTCGGACAGGAACTCGGTCGACAGGATCAGCGTCGCCGCCGAACCAATGATGGCAAGGGTCTTCAGGAAGCGGGCGAAGTCGTCGACGATGAAACTGCCGCCGAAGGTCATGAGCTTGCCCGCCGGCAGCATCAGCTCCAGCGCGCCGGTGACGACCAGCAGCACCACCGCAAGCGTGGTGACGAGCCTGGTCATCCCCTCACCGCGATAGGCGCCGAGCATCAGCAGCGCCATCGCGCCAACGGCCAGCACCAGTTCCGGCAGCACCGGCAGCAACTGATAACCTGCACTCGAAAAGTTCATGGCGGAGGCCTTACTGGGCGACCAGCGCGGCTGCCTTAACGGCAGTCACGGCGGTATTGTAATTGTTGACGAGCTGCTGAACCGAGGCCGCCGACATGTCGAGCACCGGCTTCGGATAGACGCCGAACAGGATCGTCAGCGCGACCAGCGGGAACAGCGTCAGGCTCTCGCGCAACGTCAGGTCCTTGATGCTGGCCAGCGACGGCTTTGTCAGCGCGCCGAACACCACCTTGCGATAGAGCCACAGCGCATAGGCTGCCGACAGGATCACGCCCAGGGTGGCAAACGTTGCGGTCGGGATCGAGACCTTGAATGTACCGAGCAGCGTCATGAACTCGCCGACGAAGCCTGAGGTGCCGGGCAGCCCGACATTGGCCATGGTGAAGACCATGAACACCAGCGCGTAGAGCGGCATCCGGTTGACGAGGCCGCCATAGGCCACGATCTCTCGGGTATGCATGCGGTCGTAGACGATGCCGACGCAAAGGAACAGCGCGCCGGAGACGATGCCGTGCGACACCATCTGGAACACGCCGCCGGCCACGCCCTGCGTGGTGCCGGCGAAGATGCCCATGGTGACAAAGCCCATGTGGGCGACTGATGAGTAGGCGATCAGCTTCTTGACGTCTTCCTGCATCAGCGCCACCAGCGAGGTGTAGACGATGGCGATCACCGACAGCGAGAAGATCAGCGGCGCGAAATCCTGCGACGCCAGCGGGAACATCGGCAGCGAGAAGCGCAGGAAGCCGTAGCCGCCCATCTTCAACAGGATCGCGGCCAGGATCACCGAGCCTGCGGTCGGCGCCTCGACATGGGCATCGGGAAGCCAGGTGTGCACCGGCCACATCGGCATCTTCACCGCAAACGAAGCAAAGAACGCCAGCCACGCCCAGGTCTGCAGAGACCTCGGTACCGCGGTGTGCATCAGGGTCGGAATGTCGGTGGTGCCGGCATTCCAGTACAGCGCCATGATGGCGAGCAGCATCAAGACCGAGCCGAGCAGCGTGTAGAGGAAGAACTTGAACGACGCATAGACCCGGCGCGGGCCGCCCCAGACGCCGATGATCAGGAACATCGGAATCAGGCCGCCCTCGAAGAACAGGTAGAACAGCATGAGATCGAGCGCCGAGAACGTGCCGACCATCAGCGTTTCCAGGAGCAGGAACGCCATCATGTATTCGCGCACCCGCATCGTGACCGATTTCCAGCTCGCGATGATGCAGAACGGCATCAAGGCGGTAGTCAGGATCACAAACGGCAGCGAAATGCCGTCGACACCCATATGATAGGTGATGCCGCTGGCGAGCCAGTTCGCCTTTTCGATGAACTGGAAATCCGGATTGGCGGCGTCGAAGCGCCAGACCAGGATCAGCGACACCGCAAACGTGACCAGCGTGGTCCAGAGCGCGATCCAGCGCGCATTGCGCCGCGCAGCCTCGTCGTCACCGCGGGTGAGATAGATCGCCAGCGCGCCGATGACCGGCAGGAAGGTGACGACGGATAGAATCGGCCAGGTTGTCATCACTGGGCCCCCAAGCCGAACATGAACCATGTGATCAGCCCCGCGACCCCGATCAGCATCGCAAAGGCATAGTGGTAGAGGTAGCCGGTCTGGATCTTCACCACATTGCGGGTGACGTCGAGCACGCGCGCCGAGACGCCGTCCGGGCCAAAACCGTCGATGACGACGCCGTCGCCCTTCTTCCACAGGAAGTAGCCGAGCCGTTTTGCCGGACGGACGAAGATGAAGTCATAGAGCTCGTCAAAGTACCATTTGTTGAGCAGGAACTGGTACAGCATCGGGTGCTCGCGGGCGAGCTGGACCGGCACATAGGGCCGCTGAATATAGAAGACGTAGGAGATCACTGCTCCGACGACCATCATGACGAAAGGCGCCCACGCCACCCATGCCGGGATGTGGTGCATTTCCTCGATGATATGCGGATGCATCTTGACCGACTCGCGAAAGAATTCGTCCACGCCGTGGCCGGCGAATAGCTCCTTGAATGGGTAGCCGGCCAAGATCGATCCGGCAGCCAAAACTCCAATCGGGATCAGCATCCATAGCGGCGCTTCATGCGCAGCCTCGTAGTGCTCCTGATCGTGCGGTTCCCCGAAGAAAGTCTTGAAGATCAGGCGCCAGGAATAGAACGAGGTCAGCAGGGCCGCGGCGACCGTCATTACGAAACCATAGGGCGCCAACGGATTGTGGGATGCATAGGCGGATTCGATGATCGCGTCTTTGGAGAAGTAGCCCGCAAACATCGGAAAACCGGTCAGGGCCAAGGTCCCGATGCACATGACCGCAAACGTATAGGGAATCTTGCGCCAGAGCCCGCCCATGTTGCGGATGTCCTGCTCGTGGTGCATCGCGT
This portion of the Bradyrhizobium sp. AZCC 2262 genome encodes:
- a CDS encoding biotin--[acetyl-CoA-carboxylase] ligase; the protein is MTFTLGPTARSAGYGLAAFDQIGSTNAEAMSRARDGERGPMWFVTTEQIAGRGRRQRAWVAPRGNLASSVLEVMDVSPAVAATMGFAFGLAHETALRRVSVEANLRLAGSDQLKYLLKWPNDIMVRGQKLCGLLVEAEVVAGGELAVVAGIGTNIIAAPEGTPTPATSLAALGVQIGAEELFAALSDAWVEFRGIWDNGRGFAEIRRQWLERAFGLGERIAIQTGTATVEGTFDTIDESGCLIVRTADGKRAAVTAGEVYFGTAASVGAA
- the nuoN gene encoding NADH-quinone oxidoreductase subunit NuoN; this encodes MNFSSAGYQLLPVLPELVLAVGAMALLMLGAYRGEGMTRLVTTLAVVLLVVTGALELMLPAGKLMTFGGSFIVDDFARFLKTLAIIGSAATLILSTEFLSDPSRRIFEYSILVLLSTLGMMVLISAADLIMLYLGLELMSLALYVVAASNRDNAKSTEAGLKYFVLGALSSGMLLYGASLIYGFTGTVEFAGIAAAVKTGSVGIVFGLVFLLAGLCFKVSAVPFHMWTPDVYEGAPTPVTAFFASAPKVAAMAVFTRVTLTAFPGIVPQWQQILVFVAIASMALGSFAAIGQKNIKRLMAYSSIGHMGFALVGLASGTVEGAQGVLVYIAIYIAMTLGSFAVILSMKRNGQPMEQISDFAGLSRTNPLLAFFFAMLLFSLAGIPPLAGFFAKWYVFVAAIKADLFTLAVIGVLSSVVGAFYYLTIIKVMYFDEPVGQIEPMRIELRTVLAVAGIFNIFFFVYPGPLVSVATAAAKSLFPG
- a CDS encoding NADH-quinone oxidoreductase subunit M, with translation MTTWPILSVVTFLPVIGALAIYLTRGDDEAARRNARWIALWTTLVTFAVSLILVWRFDAANPDFQFIEKANWLASGITYHMGVDGISLPFVILTTALMPFCIIASWKSVTMRVREYMMAFLLLETLMVGTFSALDLMLFYLFFEGGLIPMFLIIGVWGGPRRVYASFKFFLYTLLGSVLMLLAIMALYWNAGTTDIPTLMHTAVPRSLQTWAWLAFFASFAVKMPMWPVHTWLPDAHVEAPTAGSVILAAILLKMGGYGFLRFSLPMFPLASQDFAPLIFSLSVIAIVYTSLVALMQEDVKKLIAYSSVAHMGFVTMGIFAGTTQGVAGGVFQMVSHGIVSGALFLCVGIVYDRMHTREIVAYGGLVNRMPLYALVFMVFTMANVGLPGTSGFVGEFMTLLGTFKVSIPTATFATLGVILSAAYALWLYRKVVFGALTKPSLASIKDLTLRESLTLFPLVALTILFGVYPKPVLDMSAASVQQLVNNYNTAVTAVKAAALVAQ